The stretch of DNA ACTTCTCATCCAAATAACTGTCTTTCCCTTCATCGGCTCCCGACATCACAGAAATGGTGTTTAATTGGATTTATTATGTAAAACTGCACAATTTATTGTACATTTGCCAGATTCTGATACCAAACCCAGTGTTGGGAGTTTATATGTGTGTGACAGGCTGGGGGCCCAATAGCGCCAGAACCTGATTAATGGGAAGTTATAATAAGGAAATGATGTGGAAATAAAACCTTGGCAGAGACTGGGGGGACCAAAGATCCCCCCAGTCATGGGCAAAATGTATGTACAGTTTCTACCCATGATTCCACGTGGTTAAAGGGCAGATTGTGccggaatctcagccataaagcagggcaggactgctgcttacaatgggggggggatcagataggatctgtgccactgtgacagaatgctctgttatacagatagctagaatctcagccataaagcagggcaggactgctgcttacaatggggggatcagataggatctgtgccactgtgacagaatgctctgttatacagatagctagaatctcagccataaagcagggcaggactgctgcttacaatggggggatcagataggatctgtgccactgtgacagaatgctctgttatacagatagctagaatctcagccataaagcagggcaggactgctgcttacaatggggggatcagataggatctgtgccactgtgacagaatgctctgttatacagatagctagaatctcagccataaagcagggcaggactgctgcttacaatggggggggatcagataggatctgtgccactgtgacagaatgctctgttatacagatagctagaatctcagccataaagcagggcaggactgctgcttacaatggggggatcagataggatctgtgccactgtgacagaatgctctgttatacagatagctagaatctcagccataaagcagggcaggactgctgcttacaatggggggatcagataggatctgtgccactgtgacagaatgctctgttatacagatagctagaatctcagccataaagcagggcaggactgctgcttacaatggggggggatcagataggatctgtgccactgtgacagaatgctctgttatacagatagctagaatctcagccataaagcagggcaggactgctgcagaCACAAAGTAAACATATTAAACTTACAAACCACtgaaatatataaaatcaaaagaaaatattcagaaaataacagaatgtgaaaaaaatgtaaaagtttgtTTAATAAGGATACAAATATCagctgggggggggaatatcatgctgtataagccccgcccacttcatGTTGGGAGGAGCCCAGTGTAGCAGGGGGGGTTAAGTAGGAGACCAATCATATTCTCAAAGTTGTAGAGTTTCCaccgggtctagtaacccatagcaaccatcatGTTTGCTTTTGAACCAGCATAACGTTCTGGTTGGTTActaggggttactagacctggtaacAGTGCAGAGTTGATTACATTACCCCATGTTAATGTTACAGTCGATTTGGGGCGGGTAGGGGGGCCCAGTAAtcagcttccattgttacaatgTACAGCTTGGATTGTCAGCTCTGTGGCCCCAGTAACCTGTGTGTGTTGTTTTGCAGGGATTCTGTACCGCAAGTCCTGCGCCTCGTCGGGCGCCTGTCTCATCGCCTCCGCCGGTTACCAGTCCTTCTGCACCCCGGGCAAGGGCAACTCTGTGTGTATCAgctgctgtaatacccccctgtGCAATGGGCCCCGGGCTAAGAAGAGGGGCAGTTCCGCCCCCGCGCTGCAGGGCCACGTTTGGGCCACGCCAGTCTTACTCATGGTGGCCCTGGGCACCGGGCAGCTCTGATGGAACTGCTGCATTCTGGGAGCAAACACTGACCCcgggaatatatatatgtacatttatatatacgtTTTGTAACTCTTTCCTTTTGGGGTTCACTGAAACCTTTTCTTTTTAAGTTTATTTGAAGTCGGCACTTTGGGCCCCGTGAGCGCCGCTCGCCTATTAAACCTGACAAACTGCTGATTCCGCATTGCggctccctgtgtgtttattgcttttatttcagATTTCACTTTCGCACAGACCATTCCACCTTTTACTGCCGCTCCTTTGCCCCTTGGGTTCCCTTCCGGCCTCGCCAGCTTCATGGCTACTTAGCAGCACGGTACAGGCAGCGGCGGCTTCATGGCTACTTTGTGGCACGGTACAGGCAGCGGTGGCTTCATGGCTACTTAGCGGCACAGTACAGGCAGCGGCGGCTTCATGGCTACATAGCGGCACGGTACAGGCAGCGACTGCTTCATGGCTACTTAGCGGCACAGTACAGGCAGCGGCGGCTTGGAAAGTGCCCAATGTCTTCCCTTTAGTCTTCCTGCCAGAGAGGCTCCTCCTGATGGAGCTGAGGATGAGGGGGCGCTTGGAGGCGGTGCTGTTCTTGGCCGAGATCTGATTGGCCTTTAGCAGCCGCTCCTTGTTGACGTGTTGGATGGTGAGGCGGCAGCGCAGGACCTGCAGGAAGACGGCGCGGAATTGCTTGGAGGAGATGTTGTACAACAGGGGGTTCACCACGGAGCTCAGGTAGAAGAAAATGTCGGCCACTGGCAGGAGCGTCATGTAGATCCGGAAGTACCGGATGGACCATTCGTATTTGGGCGTGGAGGCCGCCATGATGCGCAGGACTTGGTTGGGCATCCAGCAGAGGGCGAGGGTCCCGACTATGAGCCCTGTAGGGAAGGGGAGAGGGAAAGCATGTGAGAGGCTGAAGGTCCATTCAGAACCAGGAGCTATAGGGGCACATTCTATAGGGACCCATTAACCAGATACCCCAGAACTCTGTGCCAATATGGGGGGGCACATCATGCTTATTATAGAGTAGGGTTTGGGCACAACCAGACTCCCAGTTGGGCCGACACTGGCACGGACCCATTAACCAGATACCCCAGAACTCTGTGCCAATATGGGGGGGCACATCATGCTTATTATAGAGTAGGGTTTGGACACAACCAGACCCCCAGTTGGGCCGACACTGGCCACGCGGCCACTAACCCTACATAAAATGCCACCAGGGGGCAATAATGCACATTGTGCCACTTGCCCCCAATACGGGAGCCCGGTGCATTGCGCCTGGTATTGAGCACAAGGTAAGTCGGGGGTATATCTGGCACCCAAGCACCCATAAGCTCCCACAGGGACCCGAATCATTTGCAGCAGCAAGAGCCGGCCTATCAGGGCACAGAATGGGCACAAAGCTttgtgatttaaaggggaaggcgcCATTAGCAAGAAGCTCGGCTGCTGCCTGTGG from Xenopus tropicalis strain Nigerian unplaced genomic scaffold, UCB_Xtro_10.0 Sca50, whole genome shotgun sequence encodes:
- the lypd1 gene encoding ly6/PLAUR domain-containing protein 1, which produces WLLGVTRPGNSAELITLPHVNVTVDLGRVGGPSNQLPLLQCTAWIVSSVAPVTCVCCFAGILYRKSCASSGACLIASAGYQSFCTPGKGNSVCISCCNTPLCNGPRAKKRGSSAPALQGHVWATPVLLMVALGTGQL